A part of Agrobacterium vitis genomic DNA contains:
- a CDS encoding LLM class flavin-dependent oxidoreductase produces the protein MTRKREIHLGLFLQGAGHHVSGWRHPNAEAGSENFDLLRRVSQLAEQAKFDMVFLADGLTSGVDAHPSTIARFEPLTLLAALAMVTEKIGLAATASTTYGEPYHVARAFSSIDHLSQGRAAWNIVTTSYARTANNFSKSHPGHDERYAVAEEFVDVVRGLWDSWDDDAFIKDKQSGIYADPNKVHLLDHTGKYFSVKGPLNIPRSPQGHPILIQAGSSGPGQDLAARTADVVFTAQQSLDEAQAFYKSLKDRVAGFGRHPDDVAVMPGFLPVIGRTAREAADKLAELDQWTELKSAMPLLEERIGHSLANYDPDGPLPDLPISDQLRSRAELLTALARRENLTIRQLALRVAAGRGHHIVLGTPEDIADRMQQWFETRAADGFNIMPPFFPEGLEDFTRLVVPILQERGLFRTDYSGVTLRDHLGVARP, from the coding sequence ATGACCCGCAAGAGAGAAATCCACCTCGGCCTGTTCCTGCAAGGGGCTGGCCACCATGTCTCCGGCTGGCGGCATCCGAATGCTGAAGCCGGTAGCGAAAATTTCGACCTGCTGCGCCGCGTCTCGCAGCTCGCCGAACAGGCAAAATTCGACATGGTGTTCCTGGCCGATGGCCTGACAAGCGGCGTCGATGCGCATCCCTCGACCATTGCCAGGTTCGAACCGCTGACCCTCTTGGCGGCACTTGCCATGGTGACCGAAAAGATCGGCCTTGCCGCAACGGCCTCGACCACCTATGGCGAACCCTACCATGTTGCCCGTGCCTTCTCCTCCATCGATCACCTGAGCCAGGGGCGCGCCGCCTGGAATATCGTCACCACATCCTATGCCCGGACCGCCAATAATTTTTCCAAATCGCATCCGGGCCATGATGAACGCTACGCCGTCGCCGAAGAATTCGTCGATGTGGTGCGCGGCCTTTGGGATAGCTGGGATGACGATGCCTTCATCAAGGACAAGCAGAGCGGGATCTATGCCGATCCGAACAAGGTGCATCTCCTCGACCATACGGGCAAATATTTCTCGGTCAAAGGTCCGCTGAATATTCCCCGGTCTCCGCAGGGCCATCCGATCCTGATTCAGGCAGGCTCATCCGGGCCGGGGCAGGATCTCGCTGCCCGGACCGCCGATGTGGTGTTCACGGCTCAGCAAAGCCTCGATGAGGCACAGGCTTTCTACAAAAGCCTTAAGGATCGTGTCGCCGGTTTTGGCAGGCATCCAGACGATGTCGCTGTCATGCCCGGCTTCCTGCCGGTCATTGGCCGCACGGCACGGGAGGCTGCTGACAAGCTGGCCGAACTCGACCAATGGACGGAGTTGAAAAGCGCCATGCCGCTGCTTGAAGAGCGGATCGGCCATAGCCTTGCCAATTACGATCCGGACGGTCCGCTGCCGGACCTGCCGATTTCCGACCAGCTGCGCAGCCGCGCCGAATTGCTGACCGCGTTGGCCAGGCGCGAAAATCTCACCATAAGGCAACTGGCCCTGCGGGTTGCCGCCGGTCGGGGACATCACATCGTGCTCGGCACACCTGAAGATATCGCCGACCGTATGCAGCAATGGTTTGAAACACGCGCCGCCGACGGTTTCAACATCATGCCGCCGTTCTTCCCGGAGGGCCTGGAGGATTTCACCCGTCTGGTGGTTCCAATCCTACAAGAACGTGGCCTGTTTCGGACAGATTATAGCGGCGTGACATTGCGCGATCATCTCGGGGTCGCTCGGCCATAA
- a CDS encoding ketopantoate reductase family protein — protein sequence MTRYIIIGAGAVGASLAAEFHSKTIPYLLVGRGTQIAHIAAHGLTYHRPKESRVIRLNVLDTTHPPALHPDDVLLLTVKAQDVEAATQFWASQPVGNTGLASELPLVTFQNGLAAEDIALRRFSKVYAASILIPARFTVTGEVVVGGEPQVGVVTLGRYPQGLDDKALAIAADLSSAGYLVETWADVRRWKAAKLEHNVTNVVELFAGTPEARSNAAQALAAEASLVLRAAGYDPASRSERNIDISGWHVAEDAGIEPGQQSTWQSFMRGSSSEVDYLNGEITRLARFHGIDAPINTAFQQAAAKLARDGNKPGSLPIEDVIGKPPVPLPPHA from the coding sequence ATGACACGATACATTATCATTGGCGCAGGCGCGGTCGGCGCAAGCCTTGCAGCGGAATTTCACAGCAAGACCATACCCTATCTTCTCGTCGGGCGCGGAACGCAGATCGCGCATATCGCGGCCCATGGCCTGACCTACCACCGTCCGAAAGAAAGTCGTGTCATCCGCCTCAACGTGCTCGACACCACACATCCACCCGCTCTTCACCCGGACGATGTTCTTCTCCTGACGGTGAAGGCACAGGATGTTGAGGCCGCAACCCAGTTTTGGGCGTCTCAGCCCGTGGGAAACACAGGTCTGGCGTCAGAACTGCCCTTGGTGACGTTTCAAAATGGTCTTGCCGCCGAAGACATCGCATTGCGGCGCTTTTCCAAAGTTTATGCGGCAAGCATTCTCATTCCAGCCCGTTTTACAGTGACCGGAGAGGTTGTCGTGGGAGGCGAACCTCAGGTGGGCGTGGTCACGCTCGGACGCTATCCGCAAGGGCTGGACGACAAGGCACTTGCCATCGCTGCCGACCTGTCGAGCGCTGGTTATCTGGTCGAAACGTGGGCCGATGTCCGGCGCTGGAAAGCAGCAAAGCTCGAGCATAATGTCACCAACGTTGTAGAACTCTTTGCAGGAACGCCGGAAGCACGGTCAAACGCAGCGCAAGCGCTCGCTGCCGAAGCAAGCCTGGTGTTGCGGGCCGCTGGCTACGATCCTGCGTCCCGCTCTGAAAGAAACATCGATATATCCGGCTGGCATGTTGCCGAAGACGCTGGCATTGAACCGGGTCAGCAATCGACCTGGCAAAGCTTCATGCGAGGCAGTTCGAGCGAAGTGGATTATCTGAACGGTGAAATCACTCGCCTCGCCCGGTTTCATGGTATCGATGCGCCGATCAATACGGCTTTCCAGCAAGCCGCCGCCAAACTCGCACGGGATGGAAACAAACCCGGTTCACTTCCGATTGAAGATGTGATCGGAAAACCGCCTGTTCCTCTTCCACCCCATGCGTGA
- a CDS encoding acyl-CoA dehydrogenase family protein, protein MAHDQTLLDATVRIVAEAAPDADRTGQFPWAGIRAVHQSGLLESTVATRYGGQGGTLYDAAHILAALGRGDPSVALISAMTIFNHLGQASRNHWPEDLYQRLLAEAKQRPLLLNAARVEPELGSPARGGLPATLARRTSKGWSITGRKRFVTGAHGLTHFLVWAHTDETPTRVGTFIVPNGLPGIRIIENWNSLGMRATGSHDVDYTDVEIPLENVLELTGTEIAQQDNRGHAAITLALTAIYLGVAEAAQAAFNHFAHERVPTNLGHPIARTERFITLSGEIDLLVGGARQIIFDALLHGQDDAERLMRARLIAGRQLRSAVEIAVRGIGNPGLNADIGLERHFRDIQAVLVHAPQEDTSLSILGRAAFDRWQRQETAQLNPVAKHSVLKTA, encoded by the coding sequence ATGGCCCATGATCAAACCCTGCTCGACGCAACCGTGCGGATCGTTGCAGAGGCCGCGCCGGATGCCGATCGCACCGGCCAGTTTCCCTGGGCGGGCATTCGTGCCGTTCACCAAAGCGGACTTCTCGAAAGTACCGTTGCGACGCGATATGGCGGCCAGGGTGGAACGCTCTACGATGCCGCTCATATTCTGGCGGCTCTTGGCCGTGGCGACCCATCGGTTGCCCTGATCAGCGCCATGACGATCTTCAATCATCTGGGGCAAGCCTCTCGGAACCACTGGCCTGAAGACCTATATCAACGGCTTCTGGCCGAGGCAAAGCAGCGCCCCTTGCTGCTCAACGCTGCCCGGGTCGAGCCGGAGCTTGGATCGCCAGCCCGCGGCGGCCTGCCGGCAACACTTGCCCGCCGCACGTCAAAGGGCTGGTCGATCACCGGTCGCAAGCGTTTCGTAACCGGTGCGCATGGCCTCACGCATTTTCTGGTCTGGGCCCATACGGACGAAACACCAACCCGGGTCGGGACCTTTATTGTCCCGAACGGATTGCCGGGCATCCGCATCATCGAAAACTGGAACAGCCTCGGCATGCGGGCGACAGGCTCGCATGATGTCGACTATACAGATGTCGAAATCCCTCTCGAAAATGTTCTGGAGCTGACGGGCACAGAGATCGCCCAGCAGGACAATCGCGGCCACGCGGCAATCACGCTTGCACTGACGGCGATTTATCTTGGTGTTGCAGAAGCTGCGCAAGCCGCCTTCAACCATTTCGCCCATGAGCGTGTTCCGACCAATCTGGGTCATCCCATCGCCCGCACCGAGCGGTTCATAACGCTATCAGGCGAAATCGACCTGCTGGTCGGCGGCGCCCGCCAGATTATCTTTGACGCGCTTCTGCACGGTCAAGACGATGCGGAACGCTTGATGCGTGCAAGGCTTATCGCTGGCCGCCAGCTGCGAAGCGCCGTGGAAATCGCCGTACGCGGCATAGGCAATCCCGGCCTCAACGCCGATATCGGGCTCGAGCGCCACTTCCGTGACATTCAGGCTGTGCTTGTTCATGCTCCCCAGGAAGATACCTCCCTGTCGATCCTTGGCCGTGCAGCATTTGATCGCTGGCAGCGCCAGGAAACGGCACAGCTAAATCCTGTCGCAAAACACTCCGTTCTGAAAACCGCCTGA
- a CDS encoding LLM class flavin-dependent oxidoreductase, with amino-acid sequence MATEFISASFANGSNDLRPIPDAPVDPDFLQRYARALDDYGFNYTLIPYSSASFDPFTLGATILAHTKKIKIIVALRPNTVYPTVAAKSLATLDQLSGGRVVVHFIAGGSDEEQAREGDFLNKEQRYERQEEYIRILRLAWTSTEPFDFNGKYYQFKQFRSAVRPTNGLIPISLGGSSDAAYRIGGSLCDIFGLWGEPLAETKQQIDRIYAEAAKAGRKDRPRIWVTFRPIIAETDELAWQKAHRILDTLNENREKGLSRTPLSAPPPANVGSQRLLDIAKRGDVHDRALWYPTVTATNASGATTALVGSARTIADSILDYIDLGADLISIRGYDNYNDAVDYGRYVLPLVREGIRDREEAKNKAAA; translated from the coding sequence ATGGCCACTGAATTCATTAGCGCCAGTTTCGCCAACGGATCGAATGATCTTCGCCCCATCCCCGATGCGCCGGTGGACCCCGATTTTCTGCAACGCTATGCGCGTGCGCTGGACGATTACGGTTTCAACTACACTTTGATCCCCTATTCTTCCGCTTCCTTTGATCCTTTCACGCTGGGCGCGACCATTCTGGCCCATACGAAGAAGATCAAGATCATTGTCGCCCTGCGTCCGAACACCGTCTACCCGACCGTTGCGGCGAAATCGCTGGCAACGCTCGATCAGTTGAGCGGCGGCCGCGTTGTCGTCCACTTCATCGCTGGCGGCAGTGATGAGGAGCAGGCCCGCGAGGGCGATTTTCTGAACAAGGAGCAACGCTACGAGCGCCAGGAAGAATATATCCGCATTCTGCGTCTGGCCTGGACCTCGACCGAACCCTTCGACTTCAACGGAAAATACTACCAGTTCAAGCAGTTCCGCAGTGCCGTACGCCCGACCAACGGCCTGATCCCGATCTCGCTCGGTGGCTCGTCGGATGCTGCCTATCGGATTGGCGGCTCCTTATGCGATATTTTTGGCCTTTGGGGCGAGCCGTTGGCAGAAACCAAACAACAGATCGACCGCATCTATGCAGAGGCGGCCAAGGCCGGACGTAAGGATCGCCCGCGCATCTGGGTCACATTCCGTCCGATCATTGCCGAGACGGACGAACTGGCCTGGCAGAAAGCGCATCGCATTCTCGACACGCTGAACGAAAATCGTGAGAAAGGCCTCAGCAGGACACCCTTGTCCGCACCGCCTCCAGCCAATGTCGGCTCGCAGCGTCTTCTGGATATTGCCAAACGTGGCGATGTTCACGACCGGGCCCTCTGGTATCCGACAGTGACGGCAACAAACGCCAGCGGCGCGACCACCGCCTTGGTCGGTTCGGCTCGCACCATCGCCGATTCCATATTGGATTATATCGACCTCGGCGCCGATCTGATCTCGATCCGTGGTTATGACAATTACAATGATGCCGTGGACTATGGTCGCTATGTCCTGCCGCTGGTTCGCGAAGGCATCCGTGACCGCGAAGAAGCAAAGAACAAGGCCGCCGCCTGA
- a CDS encoding dipeptide ABC transporter ATP-binding protein, with translation MAPQDRLNTPLTWPATAAPVLQPSAPLLSVEGLSVSYGASQVVTNVGFELGRGKSLALIGESGSGKSTIARAILRLLPQGGHATGKIEFKDQNILTFTERQFRPLRGRAIGFVPQDPGNALNPVRTIGAQAMEAAALLGEQNKAIRKARILETFAEVGLDKPDRIYDSYPHQLSGGMLQRVLIGLAVLPRPTLLVADEPTSALDVTIQKRILDLLTRLQHDLNISLLLITHDLAIASERADKLVVLKDGVVQEAGNTQAVFAAPASAYARKLHADVPALNPDRYAKLRDGGFRNLNNAAEIDAKIEVKGVTKTFTVDGKSLTAVDNVTFSVPSGTTHALVGESGSGKTTTIRLLLGLENPDIGQISVAGEEFSSSKPQSRRAVWRHLQLVYQNPFTSLDPTWKIEHLVREPLDRFKIGTARERSERVREALSNVGLGEHLLGRKPGALSGGQRQRVAIARSLVLKPDVIVLDEPTSALDVSVQADIVDVLLTLQANLGLTYVFVSHDLALVRQLAHTVSVMHRGRIVEQGAVKTIFDNPRQSYTRSLLASIPSGGARPTQLNSGLDFKEPVFKQPTFKKPAFKKEKIA, from the coding sequence ATGGCTCCGCAAGACAGACTGAACACCCCCCTCACCTGGCCCGCAACCGCTGCTCCAGTGCTCCAACCTTCAGCTCCGCTGCTGAGCGTGGAAGGCCTGTCGGTATCCTACGGGGCTAGCCAGGTCGTGACGAATGTCGGGTTTGAACTGGGTCGCGGCAAGAGCCTTGCCTTGATTGGAGAATCCGGCTCAGGCAAATCAACCATCGCGCGGGCCATCCTGAGGCTATTGCCCCAAGGCGGACATGCGACGGGGAAAATCGAGTTCAAAGACCAGAATATATTGACCTTTACCGAGCGTCAGTTCAGGCCTCTGCGTGGGCGCGCCATCGGCTTTGTTCCGCAGGATCCCGGCAACGCGCTCAATCCGGTGCGCACCATCGGCGCTCAAGCCATGGAAGCGGCTGCCCTTCTCGGCGAACAGAACAAAGCCATCCGCAAAGCGCGCATCCTGGAAACATTTGCTGAGGTCGGCCTCGACAAGCCAGATCGCATCTACGATTCTTATCCGCATCAATTGTCAGGTGGCATGCTTCAGCGGGTGCTGATCGGCCTTGCCGTGCTGCCGCGCCCGACCCTTCTGGTGGCGGACGAACCGACCTCCGCGCTGGATGTAACGATCCAGAAGCGCATTCTCGACCTGCTGACGCGGCTCCAGCACGATCTGAATATCAGCCTCCTGCTAATTACCCACGATCTGGCAATCGCATCCGAGCGGGCAGATAAGCTGGTCGTGCTAAAGGATGGCGTCGTGCAGGAGGCAGGAAATACCCAGGCTGTCTTTGCCGCACCGGCTTCGGCCTATGCCAGAAAGCTGCATGCCGATGTTCCCGCCCTCAATCCTGACCGCTATGCCAAGCTGCGCGATGGCGGGTTTCGTAACCTCAACAATGCTGCTGAGATTGACGCCAAGATCGAGGTCAAAGGTGTGACGAAGACCTTCACGGTCGATGGCAAATCCCTGACAGCTGTCGATAATGTGACGTTCTCCGTACCATCAGGCACCACACACGCGCTGGTTGGCGAATCCGGCTCCGGCAAGACAACGACGATCCGGCTGCTGCTCGGTCTCGAAAACCCAGATATAGGCCAGATCTCGGTCGCCGGTGAGGAGTTTTCAAGCAGTAAGCCCCAGTCCAGACGGGCCGTTTGGCGCCATCTTCAACTCGTCTACCAGAATCCTTTCACCTCACTCGATCCCACCTGGAAAATCGAACATCTGGTGCGTGAGCCGCTGGACCGGTTCAAGATCGGCACTGCGCGGGAGCGAAGCGAGCGGGTGCGGGAGGCTTTGTCCAATGTCGGACTGGGCGAGCATTTGCTTGGCCGCAAACCGGGCGCACTGTCCGGTGGCCAGCGTCAGCGCGTTGCCATTGCCCGATCGCTGGTTCTGAAGCCGGATGTTATCGTGTTGGATGAGCCCACTTCAGCGCTCGACGTCAGTGTCCAGGCCGATATCGTTGACGTGCTGTTGACGCTACAGGCCAATCTGGGTTTGACCTATGTGTTCGTTTCCCACGATCTCGCCCTGGTCCGTCAGCTTGCCCATACCGTCTCGGTCATGCATCGCGGGCGCATCGTCGAACAGGGCGCCGTCAAAACCATCTTCGATAACCCGCGCCAATCCTATACCCGGTCACTGCTAGCCTCGATCCCTTCGGGTGGCGCCCGCCCGACGCAGTTGAATTCCGGTCTCGACTTCAAAGAGCCCGTTTTCAAACAGCCCACCTTCAAAAAGCCCGCCTTCAAAAAGGAAAAGATCGCATGA
- a CDS encoding ABC transporter permease, giving the protein MTIAFFSSDRGVPAAKKWPVFRMPPTVFISFAIIALVIAWALAPGLFTSHSPVIGVPAQKLLAPSAQHWFGTDQLGRDLYARVVYGTASSVTSALIAVVIGVVIGGFIGLLAGFLGGWVDIVLARLVDMLLAIPSFLLAIIVVTALGFSTTNAAIATGVSAVAVFARVMRAEVIKTRQATFVEASFLLGGSRWYILLRHVLPNASRSLLTLAVLQFGLSILVIAGLAFLGYGDPPPASDWGLLISIGKDYLKWPWLVYAPAFAAIATVLSVNRISRWLRKTD; this is encoded by the coding sequence ATGACGATCGCTTTTTTCTCTTCGGATAGAGGTGTGCCGGCAGCCAAAAAATGGCCGGTTTTCCGCATGCCGCCAACGGTGTTCATCTCCTTTGCCATCATTGCACTGGTGATCGCCTGGGCACTCGCCCCCGGCCTGTTCACAAGCCACAGCCCCGTCATCGGTGTTCCCGCTCAAAAACTGCTGGCACCCAGCGCCCAGCATTGGTTCGGTACCGACCAGCTCGGACGCGACCTTTACGCCCGCGTCGTCTATGGCACGGCCTCTTCGGTAACCAGTGCGCTGATTGCGGTTGTCATTGGCGTTGTCATCGGTGGCTTCATCGGCCTTCTGGCGGGCTTCCTCGGTGGCTGGGTCGATATCGTGTTGGCGCGCCTGGTCGATATGCTGCTGGCGATCCCCAGTTTCCTGCTGGCGATCATCGTCGTCACAGCGCTTGGTTTTTCCACCACCAATGCCGCAATCGCGACCGGGGTCTCCGCCGTGGCGGTCTTTGCCCGTGTAATGCGAGCCGAGGTGATCAAAACCCGGCAGGCGACCTTCGTCGAGGCATCGTTTCTGCTGGGAGGGTCCCGCTGGTATATCCTTCTGCGCCATGTGCTTCCAAATGCTTCACGGTCCCTTCTGACGCTTGCCGTCTTGCAATTTGGCCTGTCCATTCTGGTGATCGCCGGTCTTGCCTTCCTTGGCTATGGCGATCCGCCACCCGCCTCAGACTGGGGCCTGCTGATTTCAATCGGCAAGGATTACCTCAAATGGCCGTGGCTGGTTTACGCACCTGCGTTCGCCGCGATCGCAACCGTCCTCTCCGTCAACAGGATTAGCCGATGGCTCCGCAAGACAGACTGA
- a CDS encoding ABC transporter permease yields the protein MRNAYLTYAAKRLAQAFVVILLAYIFTFVVVSILPGDPVTSVLRDPQNGFTETEIAEIIAAQGLDKPISVQLWTSLTHFVTGDFGLSMRSSRPVTALIAEVLPSTLILASTALAFALILALVIAYGTQFLPKRFGQGLLRGFPSLFLSVPNFVIGLALIHIFGFQLGIFRVIEPDSVWATLFAAIALGIPVSAQIAEVLIANLDHESSQEYAAVARGRGLSQAQLFFKHLLKPSSLPVVTVIALTVGELLGGSLITETVFGRTGIGSLVQRSVTTQDLPVLQAVVSLAAVAFVLVNLIADLVYPLLDPRVKLLGVQRPRTSAEDTSSTETSRAVTI from the coding sequence ATGCGCAATGCCTATTTGACATACGCTGCAAAACGACTGGCCCAGGCCTTTGTGGTCATCCTGCTGGCCTATATCTTTACGTTCGTGGTGGTCAGCATTCTGCCGGGCGACCCGGTCACCTCCGTCCTCCGCGACCCGCAAAACGGCTTCACTGAGACGGAGATTGCCGAGATCATTGCCGCCCAGGGATTGGACAAGCCGATCTCCGTCCAATTGTGGACATCGCTCACTCATTTTGTAACCGGCGACTTCGGCCTGTCGATGCGCTCCAGCCGTCCGGTAACCGCGCTGATTGCCGAAGTCCTGCCCTCCACGCTGATCCTTGCATCGACGGCCCTTGCCTTCGCGCTTATCCTGGCGCTGGTGATTGCTTACGGCACGCAGTTCCTGCCGAAACGGTTCGGGCAAGGCCTGCTGCGAGGGTTTCCTTCCCTGTTCCTGTCGGTCCCCAATTTCGTGATCGGGCTGGCACTGATTCATATCTTCGGCTTCCAGCTGGGCATTTTCCGCGTCATTGAACCCGATAGCGTCTGGGCAACCCTGTTTGCGGCGATTGCACTCGGCATTCCCGTCTCGGCTCAGATAGCGGAAGTGCTGATTGCCAACCTCGACCATGAATCGAGCCAGGAATACGCCGCCGTGGCCAGGGGTCGGGGTCTTTCCCAGGCGCAGCTGTTTTTCAAGCACCTGCTGAAGCCCTCATCATTGCCGGTGGTTACCGTGATCGCCCTGACCGTTGGCGAGCTGCTGGGTGGTTCGCTGATAACCGAAACGGTCTTCGGGCGAACAGGCATCGGCAGTCTGGTGCAGCGCTCGGTCACAACACAGGATCTGCCTGTTCTCCAGGCGGTCGTATCGCTGGCAGCTGTTGCCTTCGTTCTCGTCAACCTGATTGCAGACCTCGTCTATCCCTTGCTGGACCCGCGTGTGAAACTCCTCGGCGTCCAACGGCCCCGCACGTCCGCTGAAGACACAAGCTCTACCGAAACCTCCCGTGCGGTGACAATATGA
- a CDS encoding ABC transporter substrate-binding protein → MIKHSDSLAVSRRRLLLAGSAILSVALVASTGLKRAHSAGKPQDGGEITFLIDSLGNTWIPNNSAISSFQGHVWGHVADKLVYVDAVGKVSPWIAEGWEQNEAATEFTLHLKAGVTFSDGTPLDAAAVVSNLDIWYAGRKSEGINPIGLFPKTYDHAEAINPSTVKVVFKKPTLGFIPTLGYHGSILISPKTIGQPATQQADLSKTSGSGPYVVESWKEGDFVKLVKRKDYNWGPAAVGHTGPAFLDSITYNLVSEPSLRVAAVQSGQADIAYNASPQELKSLKDEGFTVATPRYLGFVNGWAVNTKLEPYNDVRVRQALQAGIDRQEIIDTVYTSDWKLATSFIQSNVPGATDQSALLAYDPARAEKLLDDAGWTKGADGIRAKDGKPLLLTLYSNPYLATSKAVDELIAQQLGKIGWKVNIRAYDVVTFTEKVKFAGPAVPAYEVTRSFIDAGTVASILTDANNGENWFALDQSDQEINELRDKIAGAPSIEVRDPLLNALQKYVIEQGYFIPRTQIVQRIYVQSPKLSGEVYNGIAYASYYTAKLSQ, encoded by the coding sequence ATGATCAAACATTCCGATTCTCTGGCTGTTTCCCGACGCAGGTTGCTGCTTGCCGGTTCTGCAATTCTCTCTGTCGCTCTCGTGGCATCGACTGGCCTGAAGCGTGCTCATAGCGCGGGCAAGCCGCAAGACGGTGGCGAAATTACGTTTCTGATCGACTCGCTAGGCAATACCTGGATCCCCAACAACAGCGCGATCTCCAGTTTCCAGGGGCATGTCTGGGGCCACGTGGCCGACAAGCTCGTCTATGTCGATGCCGTTGGCAAAGTGAGCCCGTGGATTGCCGAAGGCTGGGAACAGAATGAAGCCGCAACCGAGTTTACCCTTCACCTCAAGGCGGGCGTGACCTTTTCCGATGGCACGCCACTCGACGCGGCCGCTGTCGTTTCAAATCTCGACATCTGGTATGCAGGACGCAAGAGCGAAGGCATCAACCCGATCGGCCTGTTTCCCAAGACCTACGATCACGCAGAGGCGATTAATCCTTCCACGGTGAAAGTCGTCTTCAAAAAGCCGACACTCGGCTTCATTCCAACCCTCGGCTATCACGGCTCGATCCTTATTTCCCCCAAAACCATCGGCCAACCCGCGACACAGCAGGCAGACCTCAGCAAGACCTCTGGCAGCGGCCCTTACGTGGTTGAATCCTGGAAGGAAGGCGACTTCGTCAAACTGGTGAAACGCAAGGATTACAATTGGGGACCAGCAGCTGTGGGCCATACCGGACCGGCGTTTCTGGATAGCATCACCTATAACCTGGTCTCCGAACCATCGCTTCGGGTTGCGGCGGTTCAATCCGGCCAGGCCGATATTGCCTATAATGCCTCGCCCCAGGAGTTGAAGTCGCTCAAGGATGAGGGCTTCACCGTTGCCACGCCGCGCTATCTCGGTTTCGTCAATGGCTGGGCGGTGAATACCAAGCTCGAGCCCTATAATGATGTCAGGGTGCGCCAAGCCCTCCAAGCTGGCATCGATCGCCAGGAAATCATCGATACCGTCTATACATCTGACTGGAAGCTGGCGACCTCGTTCATCCAGAGCAATGTGCCGGGCGCAACCGACCAGAGCGCGCTTCTGGCCTACGACCCTGCCAGGGCGGAAAAGCTGCTGGATGACGCAGGCTGGACGAAAGGTGCCGACGGTATCCGCGCCAAGGATGGAAAGCCACTTTTGCTGACGCTTTACTCCAACCCCTATCTTGCGACGTCAAAGGCGGTGGATGAACTGATCGCCCAACAGCTCGGCAAGATCGGCTGGAAGGTCAATATCCGCGCCTATGACGTCGTCACCTTCACCGAAAAGGTCAAATTCGCAGGCCCGGCCGTGCCAGCCTATGAAGTCACCCGCAGCTTTATCGATGCCGGCACCGTGGCCAGCATTCTGACCGATGCCAACAATGGCGAGAACTGGTTCGCGCTGGATCAGAGCGACCAAGAGATCAATGAGCTGCGCGATAAAATTGCCGGCGCCCCGTCCATAGAGGTTCGTGATCCGCTGCTGAACGCGCTACAGAAATACGTCATCGAGCAGGGCTATTTCATCCCTCGCACGCAGATCGTGCAGCGCATTTATGTCCAGTCTCCGAAGCTTTCGGGCGAGGTCTATAACGGCATCGCCTATGCCAGCTACTACACGGCAAAACTCAGCCAATAA